The following coding sequences are from one Shewanella eurypsychrophilus window:
- a CDS encoding efflux RND transporter permease subunit, with protein MNLAEFAIKQRLFVLFFSVLCVIVGVISYFELGKLEDPTFTVKSAVVVTLYPGASAKEIELQVTDKIETKLQEMGAMWKLRSLSRPGSSMIFIDLKETTKSDELPQQWDLLRRKVNDVKLTLPATAQISIVQDEFSEVYGMLFSVYGENAQPEALRQYAKELQRRIKTVDGIKKIELHGVQNQAVYIDLPEERLAQYGISPAQVINQLVTQNLTFNSGSFAAGKERIRVDQSSAFKSIDDIKALSIQGGFGDYSTGLLRLGDIADVSLGYQTPAMTLSRFNGKQAVTLAVSPVPGINVVNLGESLTQIIADYQQELPLGIEIGTIAFQPDEVEKSIDDFVINLLESVLIVFAVLLIFMGFKSAAIVGGSLIFTILLTLIYMYLAGVDLQRVSLGTFILALGMLVDNAIVITDLFVVRLNQGVDRTKAAIDSVKETSKPLLAATVIAIMGSSPVVFSQTDAGEFASSVFLIICSSLLFSWLVAVTLTPLLCWLWIKPSTKKADDNPKTSRYQLAVNWTVMNPVKAISMVIPLLLVTALAVPYVAINFIPSSDRPMVFLDYWLPNGAKIENTSADMKKIETWLVKQPEVTVISSYVGASAPRFSVTVEPEPFDTSYGQIVINVADYEGIESLTKRGDRWLAQHFPNSEPRFRALKLATKDKFSVEARFSGPDPHVLHRLSDEAQVIMQANSNTKYVRDDWRQLSKVIQPVINQEQARRAGLNRTDISLAIRRATEGVTVGTLNQGDQLIPISFRSANADLSRLETLPVRSLLGVHSVPLGQVVDSFELKSEESMIWRRNRVPTITAQADVFDATPAQVRNQIKDQIEAIELPAGYAFEWGGEYYDENRAITDTLSQMPKALLMMVVIMVAMFNGFKQPAIILITLPLAAIGATWTLLLLDKPFGFMALIGAITLAGMIIKNGIVLMDQIELERANNKPLREAVKTATLNRTMAISMGALTTALGMIPLLSDRLFDQMAATIIGGLAAATVLSLFIMPAFYCLFYRNCDEHDDKVEALDPSLTSTAMEQK; from the coding sequence ATGAATTTAGCTGAATTTGCGATTAAGCAGCGTCTATTTGTGCTGTTCTTTAGTGTGCTATGTGTGATTGTAGGCGTGATCTCCTACTTTGAACTTGGCAAATTAGAAGATCCCACCTTTACGGTAAAAAGTGCTGTGGTTGTGACGCTCTACCCTGGGGCATCTGCAAAAGAGATCGAGCTGCAAGTGACTGATAAAATTGAGACCAAGCTGCAAGAGATGGGCGCTATGTGGAAGCTACGATCTTTGTCTCGCCCTGGTAGCTCGATGATTTTTATCGATCTCAAAGAAACAACCAAATCAGATGAGCTGCCCCAGCAGTGGGATCTTCTCAGACGTAAGGTCAATGACGTTAAGCTCACTCTACCTGCAACCGCGCAAATTAGCATAGTGCAAGACGAGTTCTCAGAAGTGTATGGCATGTTGTTTAGTGTCTATGGTGAAAATGCGCAGCCGGAGGCGCTACGTCAGTATGCAAAAGAGTTGCAACGTCGAATCAAGACGGTCGATGGCATTAAAAAAATCGAGCTTCACGGTGTGCAAAATCAAGCCGTGTATATTGATCTACCTGAAGAGCGCTTAGCCCAGTATGGAATATCACCTGCGCAGGTGATCAATCAATTAGTGACGCAGAACCTAACGTTCAATAGCGGCAGTTTTGCTGCCGGCAAGGAACGTATTCGTGTTGACCAAAGCAGCGCCTTTAAATCCATTGACGATATCAAGGCACTGAGCATTCAAGGTGGGTTCGGTGACTACAGTACCGGATTGCTTCGACTCGGTGACATTGCCGATGTCAGTCTAGGCTACCAAACACCAGCAATGACCCTGAGCCGTTTCAATGGTAAGCAAGCGGTAACATTGGCAGTTAGCCCCGTTCCGGGAATTAACGTTGTTAACTTGGGTGAAAGCCTGACTCAGATTATTGCTGATTATCAGCAAGAGTTACCGCTAGGTATTGAGATTGGCACCATTGCTTTTCAGCCTGATGAAGTCGAAAAGTCGATCGATGATTTTGTCATTAACCTGCTTGAGAGTGTATTAATTGTATTCGCGGTGTTGCTTATTTTTATGGGCTTTAAGAGCGCGGCAATTGTCGGTGGTAGCTTAATTTTCACCATTTTGTTAACACTTATTTATATGTACCTTGCAGGGGTGGATCTACAGCGGGTTTCATTAGGGACCTTTATTTTGGCATTGGGTATGCTGGTTGATAACGCGATTGTTATTACCGACTTGTTTGTGGTGAGGTTAAATCAGGGCGTTGACCGCACTAAAGCGGCTATCGATTCCGTAAAAGAAACCTCAAAGCCGTTATTGGCGGCAACCGTTATAGCGATTATGGGTTCTAGTCCAGTGGTCTTCTCGCAGACTGATGCCGGTGAGTTTGCCAGTTCAGTGTTCTTAATCATCTGTTCTTCGTTACTGTTCTCTTGGCTTGTAGCGGTAACATTAACTCCACTATTGTGCTGGCTATGGATAAAGCCAAGCACGAAAAAAGCGGATGATAATCCTAAAACAAGTCGATATCAGTTAGCGGTTAACTGGACGGTAATGAATCCAGTCAAAGCAATTTCAATGGTGATCCCACTGTTGCTCGTTACTGCTTTAGCTGTGCCTTATGTTGCTATTAACTTTATTCCTAGCTCAGATAGACCAATGGTGTTTTTAGATTATTGGTTACCCAATGGTGCCAAGATAGAAAATACCTCAGCTGATATGAAAAAAATTGAAACTTGGTTAGTGAAGCAACCAGAAGTGACGGTTATATCAAGCTATGTCGGCGCCTCTGCACCCAGGTTCTCGGTCACAGTAGAGCCAGAGCCATTTGATACTAGCTATGGTCAAATCGTGATTAATGTGGCTGATTACGAGGGGATTGAGTCGTTAACTAAGCGAGGCGATAGATGGTTAGCACAACACTTCCCTAACTCTGAGCCACGCTTTAGAGCACTTAAGCTAGCAACCAAAGATAAATTTAGTGTAGAAGCTCGTTTCAGCGGCCCAGATCCACACGTCTTGCACCGTTTGTCGGACGAAGCACAAGTGATCATGCAAGCGAACAGCAATACTAAGTATGTACGTGATGACTGGCGTCAACTCAGCAAGGTCATTCAGCCTGTCATTAACCAAGAGCAAGCTCGCCGCGCCGGGTTAAATCGTACTGATATTTCTCTTGCAATCAGGCGTGCCACAGAGGGAGTAACCGTTGGCACTTTGAATCAGGGCGATCAGCTGATCCCTATCAGTTTTAGAAGTGCGAATGCAGATCTAAGTCGCCTAGAAACCTTACCTGTTCGTTCATTGTTAGGCGTTCACAGTGTGCCGTTAGGCCAGGTGGTTGATAGCTTTGAACTTAAGAGTGAGGAAAGCATGATCTGGCGTCGTAACCGTGTGCCAACAATCACAGCCCAAGCAGATGTGTTTGATGCTACACCTGCTCAGGTTCGTAACCAGATTAAAGATCAAATCGAAGCCATTGAGCTGCCAGCAGGCTATGCATTCGAGTGGGGCGGTGAATATTACGATGAAAATCGTGCTATCACAGATACCCTAAGTCAGATGCCTAAGGCCTTATTAATGATGGTGGTGATCATGGTCGCGATGTTCAATGGCTTCAAGCAGCCAGCGATAATCTTAATTACTTTGCCACTGGCTGCCATCGGCGCAACCTGGACATTACTCTTGCTAGATAAGCCTTTTGGCTTTATGGCCTTGATTGGTGCCATTACGCTTGCTGGCATGATTATCAAGAATGGCATAGTGCTGATGGATCAAATAGAACTTGAGCGCGCAAACAACAAGCCATTAAGAGAAGCGGTAAAAACGGCAACACTCAACCGTACAATGGCTATTTCTATGGGCGCACTCACTACGGCGTTAGGTATGATCCCACTACTTAGCGATAGGTTATTTGACCAAATGGCGGCAACTATTATTGGTGGCTTGGCCGCGGCGACAGTGTTATCGCTGTTCATTATGCCGGCGTTCTACTGTTTGTTTTATCGTAACTGCGACGAGCATGACGATAAGGTTGAAGCATTAGACCCATCACTAACTAGCACTGCTATGGAGCAAAAATAA
- a CDS encoding efflux RND transporter periplasmic adaptor subunit — protein sequence MTVSHSKLTKFVIAPLAVVIFTACSQAPAQIATAGSKVERPVQVMILESTQQSNIKQFSGVLEATQTANLAFRVPGTIQDIFVKTGDNVEKDQILARLDPHDYQVNVVELQARLAEANAAHHLAKVELERVQQAIADDAISKVNLDRAQSGYQRSLAMVDVMTQNLQKSQDALDYTELKAPFSGVIGSKSQQTFEQTSPGISLFSLHQPNELKAMIDVPENLMNQLTLDQLASVHWHGAKTSLTARLSAMDTLADPIKQTYTVEFVIEQVTNALPGKAVNVAVSFNNNGASYCVPYAALIGEGADKSVYVVKEGTVIEKAVTLESLRSNSVCLSGELHTGDAIVTAGVHYLKPNQTVTNTLVKAFSY from the coding sequence ATGACCGTCTCACATTCAAAACTTACAAAATTTGTAATCGCGCCACTGGCTGTTGTGATTTTTACGGCTTGTAGCCAAGCACCGGCACAAATAGCTACAGCAGGAAGTAAAGTTGAACGTCCCGTCCAAGTGATGATACTTGAAAGTACCCAGCAATCTAACATTAAACAATTCTCTGGCGTGCTCGAAGCGACGCAAACCGCAAACTTAGCCTTCAGGGTGCCAGGTACGATCCAGGACATATTTGTCAAAACTGGTGATAATGTCGAAAAAGATCAGATACTGGCGAGACTCGACCCCCATGATTACCAAGTGAATGTGGTTGAACTGCAAGCGCGGCTCGCCGAAGCTAATGCCGCCCATCATCTAGCAAAAGTTGAGCTCGAACGCGTTCAGCAGGCCATCGCTGATGATGCCATTTCTAAGGTTAATCTAGACAGAGCACAAAGTGGCTATCAGCGGAGCTTAGCCATGGTTGATGTGATGACGCAGAACCTTCAAAAATCCCAAGATGCACTCGATTATACTGAACTCAAAGCGCCGTTTAGTGGCGTTATTGGTTCAAAATCACAGCAAACGTTTGAACAAACCTCACCAGGGATCTCACTGTTTTCACTGCATCAACCTAACGAGTTGAAAGCCATGATAGATGTGCCGGAGAATTTAATGAATCAATTGACGCTTGATCAACTGGCGTCGGTTCATTGGCACGGAGCAAAGACAAGTTTAACCGCAAGACTCAGTGCGATGGATACCTTGGCTGATCCGATTAAACAGACTTATACGGTTGAATTTGTCATCGAGCAGGTAACGAATGCATTGCCAGGAAAAGCGGTCAATGTGGCGGTCAGCTTCAATAACAATGGCGCGAGTTATTGCGTACCCTATGCGGCGCTAATTGGCGAGGGTGCTGATAAAAGTGTCTATGTGGTTAAAGAGGGCACCGTCATTGAAAAGGCGGTAACGCTTGAGTCGCTGCGCAGTAACAGCGTCTGCTTGAGTGGCGAACTGCACACGGGGGATGCCATTGTGACAGCAGGAGTGCATTACCTTAAGCCCAATCAAACGGTTACCAATACCTTAGTTAAAGCATTTAGCTATTAG
- a CDS encoding LysR family transcriptional regulator: MRIEDLNLFTIVVKLGSFTAAANALDLPRANVSRRIGELEKSLNAQLFFRTTRQLRLTQHGEAYYHELLTVLEGFEQAKNKLLDIDEKPVGKIKVGFLPESDEALQPALAKFQQMYPEIELDLRITNNYATDIYTQALDFVIHAGKVQDSGFIARRLLSLGRSIYASPEYLNKHGVPKTLQQLAQHEAICYRWPDGTLDDKWDLITDIVNVNCRFSCNHMGFVRRAIVGGQGIGFMPPLFALAAIESQSLVRILPEYESKKEDVWLIYPDRKGISLPTRLLIDFLLQEIPERAGLS; the protein is encoded by the coding sequence ATGCGAATAGAAGATTTAAACTTGTTTACTATTGTGGTGAAACTGGGCAGTTTTACTGCAGCGGCTAATGCACTCGATCTACCTCGGGCTAATGTCAGTCGTCGTATCGGTGAGCTGGAAAAATCACTCAATGCACAGCTGTTTTTTAGGACGACTCGCCAGCTCAGATTAACACAGCACGGCGAAGCCTATTATCACGAACTGCTCACAGTCTTAGAAGGGTTCGAGCAGGCCAAAAACAAACTGCTCGATATTGATGAAAAGCCTGTGGGTAAAATTAAAGTAGGCTTCTTGCCTGAAAGCGATGAAGCACTGCAGCCCGCATTGGCAAAATTTCAGCAAATGTATCCCGAAATTGAACTCGATCTGCGGATCACGAATAACTATGCCACCGACATATACACTCAAGCACTGGATTTTGTCATTCACGCTGGCAAGGTGCAAGACTCAGGTTTTATTGCGAGGCGACTTCTTAGTCTGGGTCGTAGCATCTACGCTAGCCCTGAATATTTAAACAAACACGGTGTGCCTAAAACGCTGCAGCAGTTAGCTCAACATGAGGCTATTTGTTACCGCTGGCCTGATGGCACACTTGATGATAAGTGGGATCTGATCACCGACATTGTTAACGTTAATTGTCGTTTCAGTTGTAACCATATGGGCTTTGTTCGTCGGGCCATTGTTGGCGGTCAAGGCATTGGTTTTATGCCGCCTTTGTTTGCGCTTGCTGCAATAGAAAGTCAAAGCTTAGTGAGAATATTACCTGAGTATGAATCTAAAAAAGAAGACGTTTGGTTGATCTACCCCGATCGAAAAGGGATCAGTTTGCCTACCCGGTTATTGATTGACTTTTTATTACAAGAAATCCCAGAACGCGCTGGTTTGTCATGA
- a CDS encoding OmpP1/FadL family transporter, producing the protein MKFLLKPLAVSIALVSMPSFAAGTILSELGSLNASTAGAGSAAISEGAESAYSNPAAMSLVEKSTLTGSLQVFNLNLEYQDQGSNGRFGGSDSHLDGGNAGSALPLGSVYWVNPLSDKWALGLAMASQGGSSVDYGDDWRGASLISSVDLMTVQVNASVSYKVNEQWAVGLGLVSEYASIVQTQQFTPNISSEYEAGSMEFGVNLGLHYTINEGNMLGLTVRSGLDHTLEGDFRLNRNGNIGTYDASLGLVAPAIIKMSGYHALNDQFALLWSLDWQDWSKNQSSVLILDETGHQANIDRNWQDTYSASLGMHYQVSHQWRLEFGIGYESSPLSDTADNALNQYPDLPVDEIIRVGMGATYKATEDFSINFFVEYLDLGSPEIRYEGLANSALVGQYDNDAGIAGITMNWQF; encoded by the coding sequence ATGAAATTTCTACTTAAACCATTAGCGGTCAGCATTGCACTAGTATCTATGCCTAGTTTCGCTGCGGGAACTATTTTGAGTGAACTGGGCAGTTTAAACGCCAGTACAGCAGGTGCAGGTAGCGCCGCTATTTCTGAAGGTGCAGAGAGTGCTTATTCAAATCCAGCTGCGATGAGTTTGGTTGAAAAATCTACGCTGACTGGCAGCCTTCAAGTCTTTAACTTAAATCTTGAATATCAAGATCAAGGTTCTAACGGCCGTTTTGGTGGTAGTGACAGTCACTTAGATGGTGGCAATGCGGGTAGTGCTCTGCCATTAGGCTCTGTTTATTGGGTTAATCCGTTAAGTGACAAGTGGGCGTTGGGTTTAGCGATGGCATCACAGGGCGGTTCTTCTGTCGATTATGGTGATGACTGGCGTGGTGCAAGCCTTATCAGCTCTGTTGACTTGATGACAGTTCAAGTTAATGCCTCCGTATCGTATAAAGTCAACGAGCAGTGGGCTGTAGGTCTAGGTCTCGTATCTGAATACGCCTCTATCGTACAAACTCAGCAATTTACACCCAATATCAGCTCTGAATATGAAGCCGGATCAATGGAGTTTGGTGTTAATTTGGGCTTACATTACACCATTAACGAAGGCAATATGCTGGGTTTAACGGTTCGTTCTGGGCTTGACCATACCCTTGAAGGTGACTTTAGATTAAATCGTAACGGTAATATTGGAACCTATGATGCAAGCCTTGGGCTCGTTGCACCTGCAATCATCAAAATGAGTGGTTACCATGCGTTAAACGACCAGTTTGCCTTATTGTGGTCACTCGATTGGCAAGATTGGAGCAAAAATCAGTCAAGTGTGTTGATCTTGGATGAAACAGGGCACCAGGCTAACATAGATAGAAATTGGCAGGATACATACAGTGCTTCGCTGGGCATGCATTATCAAGTCAGCCACCAATGGCGTTTAGAATTTGGCATTGGCTATGAATCATCTCCATTGAGTGATACTGCTGATAATGCTCTCAACCAATACCCTGACTTACCTGTGGATGAGATCATTCGAGTTGGAATGGGTGCAACCTATAAAGCGACAGAAGACTTTTCGATCAATTTCTTTGTTGAATACCTTGATTTAGGATCGCCAGAAATTCGCTATGAAGGATTGGCTAACAGCGCACTCGTTGGTCAGTATGATAATGATGCGGGCATTGCGGGAATAACAATGAACTGGCAGTTTTAA
- a CDS encoding formylglycine-generating enzyme family protein, producing MYKLLLIVPLVFIQACSSLANIDTQLKESVLADMVLVQAGSFEMGAKCQPEKKCVHPQHSVTLGAFYIGKYEVTQALFDSVLGASHSYFVGDNYPVNNLSWQQAKYFISQLNIRTGLEFRLPTEAEWEYAARGGQHSKNYTFSGSNNIEDVAWFAKNSNNKAQAVGLKAPSELGLYDMTGNVGEMTEDAYDTEYYRYSPEVNPVNSLESKHYLAYKSVRGGSFAYDADESENFRRDSASQSAVMPDIGLRLALSVE from the coding sequence ATGTACAAACTCTTATTAATTGTTCCACTTGTTTTTATTCAAGCTTGCAGCAGTTTGGCAAATATCGATACTCAGCTCAAAGAGTCTGTTTTAGCCGATATGGTGTTAGTACAAGCTGGCAGCTTTGAAATGGGGGCTAAATGTCAACCAGAGAAGAAATGTGTTCACCCTCAACATAGCGTAACACTTGGGGCTTTTTACATAGGTAAATACGAGGTGACTCAGGCGTTATTTGATTCTGTGTTAGGGGCGAGCCACTCCTATTTTGTCGGTGACAACTACCCAGTCAATAACCTCAGCTGGCAGCAAGCCAAATATTTTATTAGCCAGTTAAACATTAGAACAGGTCTCGAGTTTAGACTGCCCACTGAAGCTGAATGGGAATATGCTGCAAGGGGCGGTCAGCATAGTAAAAACTATACCTTTAGTGGTTCAAACAATATCGAAGACGTTGCTTGGTTCGCCAAAAATTCAAATAATAAAGCCCAGGCTGTCGGTTTGAAAGCGCCCAGTGAGCTAGGTTTATATGATATGACAGGCAATGTTGGTGAGATGACTGAAGACGCGTACGATACTGAATACTATCGCTATTCACCCGAGGTTAACCCTGTAAACTCACTCGAATCCAAACATTACCTTGCCTATAAGTCTGTACGTGGTGGCAGCTTTGCCTATGATGCAGATGAGTCGGAAAACTTCAGACGTGATTCAGCTAGCCAAAGTGCAGTGATGCCTGATATAGGCTTAAGACTCGCACTGTCAGTTGAGTGA
- a CDS encoding arylsulfatase, which produces MSKMLSKVALAVGLMATAASAMAATDPERPNILVIWGDDIGYYNISAYNQGMMGYQTPNLDRIANEGALFTDHYAQQSCTAGRSSFITGQHPFRTGLLTIGMPGSDHGIPDWAPTIADALKDKGYTTGQFGKNHLGDQDKHLPTAHGFDEFFGNLYHLNAEEEPETYYYPKDPEFKKKYGPRGVIHSYADGRIEDTGPMTRKRMETADDEFVGASIKFIKKAVAAEKPFFAWVNASRMHIHTRLQEKYDGITGIGIYPDGMVEHDDHVGLLLDTLDELKIADNTIVVYSTDNGAEKFTWPDGGTSPFHGEKGTTYEGGMRVPQLVRWPGVIEPGTKVNAMMSHEDWMPTLLAAAGEDSLVEDLKEGTHFNGKDWRVHLDGSNFMPFFKGEVEQGPRTSKMYFSANGELNAVRWNDWKASFAMMDGDMQSAVRNVPAWASLTNLRADPFEMAAKESGMYVRWMIDNMWLFVPLSQEVGKFMGSLEGYPMQQGAGFSAADINYNTLKLQKVLKKLEAQQ; this is translated from the coding sequence ATGTCTAAGATGTTATCTAAAGTGGCGTTGGCTGTGGGGCTCATGGCTACCGCTGCTTCTGCTATGGCTGCAACCGATCCAGAACGTCCAAATATTCTGGTTATCTGGGGTGACGATATTGGTTATTACAATATCAGCGCTTACAACCAAGGCATGATGGGTTATCAAACCCCTAACCTTGACCGTATTGCTAACGAAGGTGCATTGTTTACCGATCATTATGCACAACAAAGCTGTACCGCTGGTCGGTCCTCATTTATTACAGGGCAGCATCCATTCAGAACTGGCCTATTGACCATCGGCATGCCTGGTTCTGATCATGGTATCCCTGATTGGGCGCCAACGATTGCAGACGCGCTTAAAGATAAAGGTTATACCACTGGCCAGTTTGGTAAAAATCACTTAGGTGATCAAGATAAGCATCTGCCAACAGCCCATGGCTTCGATGAGTTTTTCGGTAACCTTTATCATTTAAACGCTGAAGAAGAGCCTGAAACCTATTACTACCCGAAAGATCCAGAGTTTAAGAAAAAGTATGGTCCACGCGGTGTGATCCACTCGTATGCCGATGGTCGTATCGAAGATACAGGTCCTATGACACGTAAGCGTATGGAAACTGCCGATGATGAGTTCGTTGGTGCTTCGATTAAGTTTATCAAAAAAGCGGTAGCAGCTGAAAAGCCATTCTTCGCTTGGGTAAACGCATCACGCATGCATATACACACTCGTCTGCAAGAAAAATATGACGGTATCACAGGTATCGGTATTTACCCTGATGGCATGGTTGAGCATGACGATCATGTGGGTCTGTTACTTGATACCTTAGATGAGTTGAAAATCGCCGATAATACTATCGTGGTTTATTCAACCGATAACGGCGCAGAAAAATTCACTTGGCCTGACGGCGGTACTTCACCATTTCACGGCGAAAAAGGCACAACCTATGAAGGTGGTATGCGTGTTCCTCAGCTAGTTCGCTGGCCTGGTGTGATTGAGCCTGGTACAAAAGTTAATGCCATGATGTCACATGAAGACTGGATGCCAACGCTATTAGCAGCAGCTGGTGAAGACTCTTTAGTAGAAGATCTTAAAGAAGGGACTCACTTTAACGGCAAGGACTGGCGTGTACACTTAGATGGTAGTAACTTCATGCCTTTCTTCAAGGGTGAAGTTGAGCAAGGTCCACGTACCAGCAAGATGTACTTCAGTGCCAACGGTGAGCTTAATGCGGTTCGTTGGAACGACTGGAAAGCAAGTTTTGCCATGATGGACGGCGATATGCAGTCTGCAGTACGTAATGTACCAGCATGGGCTTCTCTGACTAACCTACGTGCAGACCCATTTGAAATGGCAGCGAAAGAGTCCGGCATGTATGTACGTTGGATGATCGATAATATGTGGTTGTTCGTGCCTTTGTCCCAAGAAGTGGGAAAATTCATGGGCTCACTTGAAGGTTACCCTATGCAGCAAGGCGCAGGTTTCAGTGCCGCAGATATTAACTACAACACGCTTAAGTTACAAAAAGTACTTAAGAAGCTAGAAGCGCAACAGTAA
- a CDS encoding GAF domain-containing sensor histidine kinase, whose translation MVEHLDESLFLSSAEHDFFIDVLNALLENDNDTIPEKIKEALTNYLPIADVQRMAILRLKDGDTFEGGYSVATKGYTPTLIPREGIKTPYVSKISKGQMVCHSGPISDVFTQDEIEMVGMQGIIAHCVLPITVRGKIWGAIASSRYKNHDTWAPVLLERLKALGQILAAAYERYQFWVSIETQNEQLESLSRHLMESQETERRLLSRELHDNYSQRLALLTIKANSVAEVVRESVKPEAIELLNTIQQLAKDMQSLSRSLHPAIIEDLGLNAALKAESRRIAQISELELQTMFADLPRLSNELSLNLYRVLQESLNNVVKHAQASAVFISLEIIKGQLNYQIVDDGIGCKACLEKNRGSIGLVSIRERVQLFNGTVTFISPDEGGFVVDIAIPSIEDHYE comes from the coding sequence GTGGTAGAGCATCTAGATGAGTCATTGTTTTTATCCAGCGCTGAACACGATTTTTTTATCGATGTGCTGAATGCACTTCTTGAAAATGACAACGATACGATTCCAGAAAAAATAAAAGAAGCGCTGACCAACTATCTCCCTATCGCCGATGTACAACGTATGGCTATTCTCCGTTTAAAAGATGGTGACACATTTGAAGGCGGTTATTCGGTTGCAACAAAAGGGTATACACCCACTCTCATACCTAGAGAAGGAATTAAAACGCCTTATGTCAGCAAGATCAGTAAGGGCCAGATGGTCTGTCATTCGGGCCCTATTTCTGATGTGTTCACTCAAGATGAGATAGAGATGGTCGGTATGCAGGGGATCATAGCCCATTGTGTATTACCAATTACAGTGCGTGGAAAAATATGGGGAGCTATCGCCAGCAGCCGTTATAAAAACCATGACACTTGGGCACCTGTGTTATTAGAGCGCTTAAAAGCTTTAGGGCAAATATTGGCAGCGGCGTATGAGCGCTACCAATTTTGGGTTTCTATTGAAACCCAAAATGAACAGTTAGAGTCGCTTTCACGTCACTTGATGGAAAGCCAAGAGACCGAAAGACGACTGCTATCAAGAGAGTTACATGACAACTACTCTCAGCGACTCGCCTTATTAACCATCAAAGCGAATAGTGTGGCAGAGGTTGTTAGAGAAAGTGTCAAACCAGAAGCTATAGAGCTACTCAATACCATTCAGCAGTTAGCCAAAGATATGCAATCACTGTCTCGCTCTTTGCACCCTGCCATTATCGAAGATCTCGGCTTAAATGCTGCGCTTAAAGCTGAATCTCGCCGTATAGCACAGATCAGTGAACTTGAATTACAAACCATGTTCGCCGATCTACCAAGATTGAGTAATGAGCTCTCATTAAATCTGTACAGAGTGCTACAAGAGTCCCTCAATAATGTCGTTAAACACGCCCAAGCCTCGGCGGTATTTATCTCACTGGAAATCATCAAGGGGCAACTAAATTATCAGATAGTCGATGACGGTATTGGTTGCAAAGCATGTTTAGAAAAAAATCGTGGCAGTATTGGACTTGTCAGTATTAGAGAAAGAGTGCAGCTGTTTAACGGCACCGTCACCTTTATTTCACCCGATGAGGGCGGCTTTGTCGTCGATATAGCCATACCTTCAATAGAGGATCACTATGAGTAA
- a CDS encoding response regulator, translating to MSKIVLADDHLIVAQGIAGILQPEHEILAIAKNGEELVELVKKHKPELVITDISMPGMTGIAAIAALKRVKNDLKIICLTMHDEQEYAEGAMSAGALGYVLKHEATEDLLKAVESVLEGKKYISKSIQVDEAAPTLSARQLSVLRLLVQGKSAKQVAEELFISPRTVEFHKYTIMKLINAKTTADLIQYALAHGLVS from the coding sequence ATGAGTAAAATAGTATTAGCCGATGACCATCTGATTGTCGCTCAAGGTATCGCAGGTATATTACAGCCTGAACATGAGATTCTAGCCATTGCAAAAAATGGTGAAGAGCTTGTCGAACTCGTCAAGAAACACAAACCCGAGCTGGTGATCACAGATATAAGTATGCCAGGCATGACAGGTATTGCTGCTATAGCGGCGTTAAAACGAGTAAAGAACGACCTTAAGATAATTTGTCTCACTATGCATGATGAACAAGAGTATGCAGAAGGCGCAATGTCCGCCGGAGCCTTAGGCTACGTGTTAAAGCATGAAGCGACCGAAGATCTTCTTAAGGCAGTAGAAAGTGTTTTAGAGGGAAAGAAATATATTTCTAAGTCAATACAGGTCGATGAAGCGGCGCCTACATTATCGGCAAGGCAACTCAGCGTACTCAGACTACTGGTACAAGGGAAATCCGCTAAACAGGTCGCCGAAGAGTTATTTATTTCTCCTAGAACCGTTGAGTTTCACAAATACACCATCATGAAATTGATCAATGCTAAAACAACGGCAGACTTGATCCAATATGCCTTAGCTCATGGGTTAGTCAGTTAG